A genomic region of Nerophis lumbriciformis linkage group LG28, RoL_Nlum_v2.1, whole genome shotgun sequence contains the following coding sequences:
- the LOC133617393 gene encoding uncharacterized protein, whose amino-acid sequence MDAAETASCTAAGADNATYSGPDSDEPDENDADWRLIDHHVTLSSDSENESDSDCFEDILRSGLFYRQNSFCYWPKPNPTHSRIRRAEIPDKEVWDRLPIRVFRKTLTEDFDKALQYEKQAEMFSSPEEEEMSTKWSHITPERYRNDEEDVFDADGEEEIRPKKKCRKEKLQILIQAPPLPVLPPLNFPNSSEYQTTSASTSQYYTTPRHPGRPHSPARSSTYRLSPDRNHASSSSQYQTTPASTSQYQTTPRNSRNALGSELFQLNMKVQKLVENQGEIMRMLRGLAAQSVGPEAVDVQDLIEKPFETLEQLKTFCEQLNTDLLLRKQLVKALTALGGQNLADTVRTMLRKIATNKVLEQLGLRGKTGKVAFEDLPFYRIIIKACRGVYKQTTTAEVDCELGEVLKLATFRKGGSKFEEKRRN is encoded by the exons ATGGATGCTGCGGAGACTGCTTCCTGCACTGCCGCGGGTGCTGACAATGCCACCTATAGTGGCCCTGATAGTGATGAGCCTGATGAAAATGATGCTGATTGGAGACTAATCGACCATCATGTCACCTTGTCATCTGATTCAGAAAATGAGAGTGATAGTGACTGCTTTGAAGATATTTTGAGGTCTGGATTATTTTATCGTCAGAATAGCTTCTGCTATTGGCCAAAGCCAAATCCTACCCACTCCAGAATCCGGAGAGCTGAGATTCCTGACAAAGAAGTCTGGGATAGGCTGCCAATTCGGGTTTTCAGGAAAACATTGACTG AAGACTTTGACAAGGCCCTTCAATATGAAAAACAAGCTGAAATGTTTTCGAGCCCAGAGGAAGAAGAAATGTCAACCAAATGGAGCCACATCACCCCTGAACGTTATAGAAACGATGAGGAAGATGTGTTTGATGCTGACG GCGAAGAGGAAATTCGGccaaaaaagaagtgcagaaaagaGAAATTACAGATCCTCATCCAGGCACCCCCACTGCCAGTGCTCccaccattgaactttccaaacTCCAGCGAGTACCAGACCACTTCAGCCAGTACCAGCCAATACTACACCACTCCAAGGCATCCAGGCCGACCTCACAGCCCAGCGAGAAGCAGCACTTACAGGCTCAGTCCAGACAGGAATCATGCATCCAGCTCAAGCCAGTACCAAACCACTCCAGCCAGTACGAGTCAGTACCAGACCACTCCAAGAAACAGCAGGAATGCCCTTGGAAGTGAAC ttttccaGTTAAACATGAAAGTTCAAAAACTAGTTGAGAACCAGGGAGAAATTATGCGCATGCTGAGAGGGCTGGCAGCACAGTCTGTGGGGCCAGAAGCTGTGGATGTTCAAGATCTCATTGAGAAGCCTTTCGAGACTCTTGAGCAGCTTAAGACCTTCTGTGAACAGCTCAACACTGATCTTCTGCTCAGAAAGCAGCTG gtgAAAGCTCTTACTGCTCTTGGTGGGCAGAATTTGGCAGACACGGTGAGGACAATGCTGAGGAAAATTGCCACAAACAAAGTCCTGGAGCAGCTTGGTCTCCGTGGAAAGACAGGCAAAGTGGCGTTTGAGGACTTGCCCTTTtacagaataataataa AGGCATGCAGGGGTGTTTACAAACAGACGACCACAGCTGAAGTAGATTGTGAGCTTGGAGAGGTCCTGAAACTGGCCACTTTTCGAAAGGGAGGTTCAAAGTTTGAG gagaagaggaggaattaa